A region from the Brassica napus cultivar Da-Ae chromosome C8, Da-Ae, whole genome shotgun sequence genome encodes:
- the LOC106414524 gene encoding U-box domain-containing protein 36 — MTLKVPIQETVKLVGSLRLCGSDRSEPVVISKREMVMDEKVYVAVVARGLESKSSLVWAIQNTVGREFCIVYVHQPMQISAPGEMFHEQKLRLYRKEKEKAHNSLDKYLNICRQMNVNAEKIYMEMDSVEEGILQLISQRGAKKLVMGAAADRNYTMKMKDLHSKKAICISREAPDTCHIWFTCKGYLICTREATRRDNLYNEGTSSSSLTQSEITKGTESVASSSMAKDDVQIQVALIEAATSNREKRLEVSKRKEAEKAASDAIKRAKESENLYLNELKRRKETEKSLKEAKEEMEKMRSEGEARIAESNTVIRNLRGKYNLSMKVLRRLGDEHEELKRKLNEVSKHKSKCKEEEASPSKDREPPQYFICPITQDVMEDPYVAADGFTYEGEAIRGWFNRGHETSPMTNKRLPHTSLVPNLALRSAIQEWLQASSS, encoded by the exons ATGACGTTAAAGGTTCCGATCCAAGAAACGGTGAAATTGGTTGGCTCTTTAAGATTGTGTGGCAGCGATAGAAGTGAACCAGTGGTGATTAGCAAAAGAGAGATGGTGATGGATGAGAAGGTTTATGTAGCAGTGGTAGCGAGAGGTCTTGAGAGCAAGTCAAGTCTTGTTTGGGCGATACAGAACACTGTAGGCAGAGAGTTTTGCATCGTCTATGTTCATCAACCGATGCAGATCTCAGCCC CGGGAGAGATGTTCCACGAGCAGAAGCTGCGGCTttatagaaaagaaaaggagaaagctCATAATAGTTTGGACAAGTACCTTAATATATGCAGGCAAATGAAT GTCAATGCAGAGAAGATATATATGGAAATGGATTCAGTAGAGGAAGGTATCCTCCAACTGATATCTCAGCGTGGAGCTAAGAAGCTTGTCATGGGGGCAGCAGCTGATAGAAACTATACAAT GAAAATGAAAGATCTACACTCCAAGAAAGCTATTTGCATTAGCAGAGAAGCGCCAGATACTTGTCATATATGGTTTACCTGCAAGGGATACCTGATATGTACAAG AGAAGCTACAAGAAGAGATAACTTATATAATGAAGGTACATCGTCAAGTTCCTTGACCCAATCCGAGATAACTAAAGGAACTGAAAGTGTtgcaagctcgagtatggctaAAGATGATGTTCAGATCCAAGTAGCTCTCATAGAAGCTGCCACTTCAAATAGGGAAAAACGCTTAGAGGTGTCTAAGCGTAAGGAAGCTGAAAAAGCTGCATCTGATGCAATCAAAAGG GCTAAAGAATCGGAGAATTTGTATCTCAATGAGTTGAAGCGTAGGAAAGAAACAGAGAAGTCACTGAAGGAAGCCAAAGAAGAGATGGAAAAGATGAGATCAGAAGGCGAGGCACGAATTGCTGAGTCTAATACGGTGATTAGAAACCTACGAGGAAAGTATAACTTATCAATGAAAGTGTTGAGAAGACTTGGAGATGAACACGAAGAGTTGAAGAGAAAGCTTAACGAAGTATCAAAGCATAAGAGTAAGTGCAAGGAAGAGGAAGCATCTCCATCAAAGGACCGTGAACCGCCTCAGTACTTCATATGTCCCATTACACAG GATGTGATGGAGGATCCATATGTAGCAGCAGATGGTTTTACATATGAAGGAGAAGCCATACGCGGTTGGTTTAATAGAGGACACGAGACTTCTCCAATGACAAACAAAAGGCTTCCTCACACGAGCTTGGTTCCAAATCTTGCTCTTCGATCTGCAATCCAAGAATGGCTTCAAGCTTCAAGCTCCTAA
- the LOC106412033 gene encoding U-box domain-containing protein 33-like isoform X2 — translation MEKEEAAAAVMEEVIYVAVGRETAKNKSNLTWAIDNSQGNKICIVLVHQPPHMIPVLGTRFDAATVDEELVIAYREKQKAKTDKILDEYLRICLKKGVHAEKLCVEMDSIEKGIVKMIHENKVRKLIMGATADKHYSTKMEELRSRKAIFVCQHASPTCCIRFICKGHLIHTRKGRMDEVRALSALLSDFQRLVSSRSSSNSDMLSGSSKAKSEVEEEEGTSRTSSSRSVGTLSYSGGSEASPSVTEDKSNHSSPPPSLPCTGMGLGMISILIHSTKLWHKRAIQNHKLCE, via the exons atggagaaagaagaagcagcagcagcagtgATGGAGGAGGTAATATACGTTGCCGTGGGGAGAGAAACTGCCAAGAACAAGTCAAATCTAACATGGGCAATAGATAACTCCCAAGGGAACAAGATCTGCATCGTTCTTGTTCACCAACCTCCTCATATGATTCCTGTTT TGGGTACCAGATTTGATGCTGCAACGGTGGATGAAGAGTTAGTGATAGCATATAGAGAAAAGCAAAAGGCTAAAACAGACAAGATTCTTGATGAGTACCTTAGAATTTGCCTGAAGAAAGGG GTCCATGCAGAGAAGCTGTGCGTTGAGATGGACTCCATAGAGAAGGGGATTGTGAAGATGATACATGAGAATAAAGTCAGGAAGTTGATAATGGGAGCAACTGCAGACAAACACTATTCAAC GAAAATGGAGGAACTGAGGTCGAGGAAAGCCATCTTTGTATGCCAACACGCATCTCCTACTTGTTGCATTCGGTTTATCTGCAAAGGACATCTCATCCACACAAG GAAAGGTAGAATGGATGAAGTGAGAGCTCTCTCAGCTCTATTATCCGACTTTCAGCGGCTTGTGTCCTCGCGAAGCAGCTCCAATTCAGATATGCTGAGTGGAAGTTCAAAGGCGAAAAGcgaggtggaggaggaggaaggaACATCAAGAACCAGCTCTTCTCGGTCTGTTGGTACCTTGTCATACTCTGGAGGATCTGAGGCTTCACCAAGTGTAACTGAAGACAAATCAAACCACTCATCTCCTCCTCCCTCTTTACCT TGCACGGGGATGGGACTAGGCATGATAAGCATCCTGATCCACTCCACCAAACTCTGGCATAAGCGTGCCATCCAGAACCACAAGCTGTGTGAGTAA
- the LOC106412033 gene encoding U-box domain-containing protein 33-like isoform X1 translates to MEKEEAAAAVMEEVIYVAVGRETAKNKSNLTWAIDNSQGNKICIVLVHQPPHMIPVCKFSFSSQYKSKRVNGFDLSFFTYSTVGTRFDAATVDEELVIAYREKQKAKTDKILDEYLRICLKKGVHAEKLCVEMDSIEKGIVKMIHENKVRKLIMGATADKHYSTKMEELRSRKAIFVCQHASPTCCIRFICKGHLIHTRKGRMDEVRALSALLSDFQRLVSSRSSSNSDMLSGSSKAKSEVEEEEGTSRTSSSRSVGTLSYSGGSEASPSVTEDKSNHSSPPPSLPCTGMGLGMISILIHSTKLWHKRAIQNHKLCE, encoded by the exons atggagaaagaagaagcagcagcagcagtgATGGAGGAGGTAATATACGTTGCCGTGGGGAGAGAAACTGCCAAGAACAAGTCAAATCTAACATGGGCAATAGATAACTCCCAAGGGAACAAGATCTGCATCGTTCTTGTTCACCAACCTCCTCATATGATTCCTGTTTGTAAGTTTTCTTTCTCCTCTCAATACAAATCCAAAAGAGTCAATGGGtttgatctttctttttttacttattCCACAGTGGGTACCAGATTTGATGCTGCAACGGTGGATGAAGAGTTAGTGATAGCATATAGAGAAAAGCAAAAGGCTAAAACAGACAAGATTCTTGATGAGTACCTTAGAATTTGCCTGAAGAAAGGG GTCCATGCAGAGAAGCTGTGCGTTGAGATGGACTCCATAGAGAAGGGGATTGTGAAGATGATACATGAGAATAAAGTCAGGAAGTTGATAATGGGAGCAACTGCAGACAAACACTATTCAAC GAAAATGGAGGAACTGAGGTCGAGGAAAGCCATCTTTGTATGCCAACACGCATCTCCTACTTGTTGCATTCGGTTTATCTGCAAAGGACATCTCATCCACACAAG GAAAGGTAGAATGGATGAAGTGAGAGCTCTCTCAGCTCTATTATCCGACTTTCAGCGGCTTGTGTCCTCGCGAAGCAGCTCCAATTCAGATATGCTGAGTGGAAGTTCAAAGGCGAAAAGcgaggtggaggaggaggaaggaACATCAAGAACCAGCTCTTCTCGGTCTGTTGGTACCTTGTCATACTCTGGAGGATCTGAGGCTTCACCAAGTGTAACTGAAGACAAATCAAACCACTCATCTCCTCCTCCCTCTTTACCT TGCACGGGGATGGGACTAGGCATGATAAGCATCCTGATCCACTCCACCAAACTCTGGCATAAGCGTGCCATCCAGAACCACAAGCTGTGTGAGTAA